A single Campylobacter hyointestinalis subsp. hyointestinalis DNA region contains:
- a CDS encoding ATP-binding protein — protein MKYLKDFLENNTNSEIFTILECDKYEIKILQYMTNHYINGVSSATVFDVLNAIFKEENLKYLEYISQIKNLIDMGYLVHNFSFLKENAKQKSSKLSMLYNEIELSEQFLRLLEDGKTINLMPANEPYNDHLEYLKDEFLRVELYQKRLNNHSQNAKSKLDKKIKNLESIIEDRLKISKIHLACEQIFKENSLNEKEQIIFLALLKEEYSGEFETLRDLNTLVSLVSKDDMERMKNRSLLEEGSNLLENALIDYDEVLNAFGSVSRSFFINEDILQLIMHPQNSKKRRKLKLETMVSKSDIFELIEPSSDLNDVVLNDQTKELLDNILKQTDKKVINRLNSWGIKSQKSVSVKVIFYGSPGTGKTMSALSLAKSLKKQILSFDCSKILSKYVGESEQNVRKIFDTYKEICAKTKTEPVLLLNEADQFLSTRTDSSSGSDKMHNQMQNIFLEQIEKFEGVLIATTNFMQSLDHAFSRRFDYKIEFKKPDLAARLKIWQKIIPQNASFEEDFSLEELAKFELSGAQIVLVLKNTALKVACDDEGIFTMEAFEKEIKREINSAFGEDKKVGLL, from the coding sequence TTGAAATATCTAAAAGATTTTTTAGAAAATAATACGAATTCGGAAATTTTCACGATCTTAGAATGCGATAAATACGAGATCAAGATCTTGCAGTACATGACAAATCACTACATAAATGGAGTTAGCTCAGCTACTGTATTTGACGTGCTTAATGCTATTTTTAAAGAAGAAAATTTAAAATATTTAGAATACATATCTCAGATAAAAAATCTAATCGATATGGGCTATTTGGTACATAATTTTTCATTTTTAAAAGAAAACGCCAAACAAAAATCATCTAAGCTAAGTATGCTTTATAACGAAATAGAGTTAAGCGAACAGTTTTTAAGACTACTTGAAGATGGAAAAACTATAAATTTAATGCCTGCTAATGAGCCATATAATGATCACTTAGAATACCTAAAAGATGAGTTTTTACGAGTAGAGCTTTATCAAAAAAGATTAAATAATCACAGCCAAAACGCCAAATCAAAACTAGATAAAAAAATAAAAAATTTAGAGAGTATCATCGAAGATCGCCTAAAGATCAGCAAAATTCATCTAGCCTGTGAGCAAATTTTTAAAGAAAATAGTCTCAATGAAAAAGAGCAGATAATATTTCTAGCGCTTTTAAAAGAGGAGTATAGTGGTGAGTTTGAAACGCTAAGAGATCTAAATACGCTAGTAAGCTTAGTCAGCAAAGACGATATGGAGCGGATGAAAAACAGAAGCTTGCTTGAAGAAGGCTCAAATTTACTTGAAAACGCGCTTATCGACTATGACGAAGTTTTAAATGCTTTTGGAAGCGTAAGCAGAAGTTTTTTTATAAATGAAGATATATTACAACTGATCATGCATCCTCAAAACTCTAAAAAAAGAAGAAAACTTAAGCTAGAAACGATGGTAAGTAAGAGCGATATATTTGAACTTATAGAGCCAAGCAGCGACTTAAACGACGTAGTTTTAAACGATCAAACCAAAGAGCTTTTAGACAATATCCTAAAACAAACGGATAAAAAAGTAATAAATAGGCTAAATAGTTGGGGTATAAAGAGTCAAAAAAGCGTATCGGTTAAAGTCATATTTTACGGAAGTCCTGGAACTGGCAAAACAATGAGCGCCTTAAGTCTTGCAAAAAGTCTCAAAAAACAAATTCTTAGCTTTGACTGCTCAAAAATACTAAGCAAATACGTAGGCGAAAGTGAGCAAAACGTCCGCAAGATCTTTGATACATATAAAGAAATCTGTGCAAAAACAAAAACAGAACCAGTCTTGCTGCTAAATGAAGCCGATCAATTTTTATCAACGCGCACGGACTCTAGTAGTGGAAGCGATAAAATGCATAACCAAATGCAAAATATTTTTTTAGAACAGATAGAAAAATTTGAAGGTGTTCTTATCGCGACTACGAATTTTATGCAAAGTTTGGATCACGCATTTTCGAGAAGATTTGATTATAAGATAGAATTTAAAAAACCAGATCTAGCAGCAAGGCTAAAAATTTGGCAAAAGATCATCCCGCAAAATGCTAGTTTTGAAGAAGATTTTAGTTTAGAAGAGTTGGCTAAATTTGAACTAAGCGGAGCCCAAATAGTTCTTGTACTAAAAAATACTGCTCTTAAAGTAGCTTGCGATGATGAGGGAATATTTACTATGGAAGCTTTTGAAAAAGAGATAAAAAGAGAGATCAACTCGGCTTTTGGGGAAGACAAAAAAGTCGGGCTTTTATAA
- a CDS encoding PepSY-associated TM helix domain-containing protein, giving the protein MFFKKKKYIFNLHLVLGFMICIPLILVALSGSLISYDKQIANLINKIILKDTKSEILNPDFENLLSNFRDKNPNLEIISVKFDEKNQKFYTIQALKEKENLTLFVSDEGEILGQDYGTKFNRFVRQLHRWLLFSEFDLQKLGKNIVALTTIGFMILVISGFYIYFPHLKYSVIKAFSINFHAKKQMIFYKFHAVFGVIFGLIFLFICLTGLYWSYEWINNLVNRAFGVPNSETRMAHKKEVNIIENSFVKDDFTIVLSKFKEHFRDYNKSLSITQTKEGIYTFAYEDGGIKKLAQITTDGRFKEVNSAMKISERKKASMTILALHSGRFFGNIGEFIFCVVSFFGALIAMSGIFMTYFRLKPKFRHKD; this is encoded by the coding sequence TTGTTTTTTAAAAAGAAAAAATATATTTTTAATCTACATTTGGTTTTAGGATTTATGATTTGTATCCCACTGATTTTGGTTGCTCTTAGCGGTTCTCTCATCTCTTATGATAAGCAAATTGCAAATTTAATAAATAAAATCATACTAAAAGATACGAAGAGTGAAATTCTAAATCCTGATTTTGAGAATTTGTTATCAAATTTTAGAGATAAAAACCCAAATTTAGAGATAATCTCGGTAAAATTTGATGAGAAAAACCAGAAATTTTACACTATACAAGCACTAAAAGAAAAAGAGAATTTAACACTTTTTGTATCGGATGAGGGTGAAATTTTAGGGCAGGACTACGGTACTAAATTTAACCGCTTTGTTAGGCAGCTTCATAGGTGGCTTCTTTTTAGCGAATTTGATTTACAAAAGCTCGGTAAAAACATAGTTGCACTTACTACTATAGGCTTTATGATCTTGGTAATAAGTGGCTTTTATATATATTTTCCTCATCTTAAATACAGCGTAATAAAGGCTTTTAGTATAAACTTTCATGCTAAAAAGCAGATGATTTTTTATAAATTTCACGCTGTTTTTGGAGTGATTTTTGGGCTTATTTTTCTTTTCATTTGTTTAACTGGGCTTTACTGGTCTTATGAATGGATAAATAACTTGGTAAATAGAGCTTTTGGTGTTCCTAATAGTGAAACAAGAATGGCTCATAAAAAAGAGGTAAATATCATAGAAAATAGTTTTGTAAAAGATGATTTTACCATAGTTTTGAGTAAATTTAAAGAGCATTTTAGAGACTATAACAAAAGCTTAAGTATAACCCAAACCAAAGAGGGCATTTATACGTTTGCGTATGAGGATGGAGGCATAAAAAAATTAGCTCAAATAACAACTGATGGCAGATTCAAAGAAGTAAATTCCGCCATGAAAATTAGTGAGCGTAAGAAAGCTAGTATGACTATTTTAGCACTTCATTCAGGTAGATTTTTTGGCAATATCGGTGAGTTTATATTTTGCGTAGTATCGTTTTTTGGTGCTTTGATAGCAATGAGTGGCATTTTTATGACATACTTTAGACTAAAACCTAAATTTCGTCATAAAGATTAA
- a CDS encoding coproporphyrinogen III oxidase family protein: MSFLSFIQNSSVKYAALSMQKSLYNELNIDILTNDFQKIPNPDKKYMLYAHIPFCHTFCPYCSFHKYAYDEEAAKKYFASLRLEMTAMKDAGYDFGSMYVGGGTTLINEDELIKTLEHAKNLFNIKDISAETDPNHIAAENLTRFKGLINRLSIGVQSFNDDILKKVARYDKFGSSKELQEKLSAAIGILPVTSLDLIFNFPFQTKELLLNDITIAKSLDPEQITFYPLMKSNLTKDKIAASLGVSNNDFEREFYELICAEFKEYCPNNAWSFSKNSLSLKDEYVSSNHEYVGVGSGAFSFLDGELVINAFNLDDYSERINAKASATIAKCKFKYKERLKYLFLTELFDGKIDVNKFNAACGANLKTALFKEILLLKLTNAIKINGNFIELTEFGRYIFVILMKEFYIGMDTVRAVFRDEAKLKKSKKLRVMAS, translated from the coding sequence ATGAGTTTTTTAAGTTTTATTCAAAACTCAAGCGTAAAATACGCTGCTCTTTCCATGCAAAAATCATTATATAATGAGCTTAATATCGACATTTTAACTAACGATTTTCAAAAAATTCCAAATCCTGATAAAAAATATATGCTATACGCGCATATCCCCTTTTGCCATACTTTTTGTCCGTATTGTTCATTTCATAAATACGCTTATGATGAGGAAGCGGCTAAAAAATACTTTGCAAGCTTAAGGCTTGAAATGACTGCGATGAAAGACGCAGGATATGACTTTGGCTCTATGTATGTTGGTGGCGGAACTACTTTGATAAACGAAGACGAGCTTATAAAAACACTTGAGCACGCTAAAAATCTTTTTAATATAAAAGATATCTCTGCAGAAACAGATCCAAATCACATAGCAGCTGAAAATCTCACTCGTTTTAAAGGACTCATTAATAGGCTTAGTATCGGTGTTCAGAGTTTTAACGATGATATCTTAAAAAAGGTTGCAAGATATGATAAATTCGGTTCATCAAAAGAGCTACAAGAAAAACTAAGCGCAGCCATAGGTATACTTCCAGTTACTAGTTTGGATCTTATTTTTAATTTCCCTTTTCAAACCAAGGAGCTTCTTTTAAACGATATTACTATTGCAAAAAGCTTGGATCCTGAGCAGATCACATTTTATCCTTTGATGAAATCAAATTTAACAAAAGATAAGATAGCCGCCAGTCTTGGTGTAAGCAATAACGACTTTGAACGTGAATTTTACGAGCTGATATGCGCCGAGTTTAAAGAGTATTGTCCTAATAACGCTTGGTCTTTTTCAAAAAATAGCCTAAGTCTAAAAGATGAATATGTAAGTAGCAACCACGAATATGTCGGTGTTGGAAGTGGAGCTTTTAGCTTTTTAGATGGCGAGCTAGTTATAAATGCTTTCAACCTTGATGACTATAGTGAGCGTATCAACGCAAAAGCAAGTGCTACGATAGCCAAATGTAAATTTAAATATAAAGAAAGACTAAAATATCTATTTTTAACCGAACTTTTTGACGGAAAGATAGATGTGAATAAATTTAATGCGGCTTGCGGTGCGAATTTAAAAACTGCATTATTTAAAGAAATTCTACTTTTGAAGCTTACAAATGCTATCAAAATAAACGGAAATTTTATAGAATTAACCGAGTTTGGACGCTATATCTTTGTTATTTTGATGAAAGAGTTTTATATCGGTATGGACACCGTTAGGGCTGTTTTTAGAGATGAAGCGAAACTAAAAAAATCTAAAAAATTAAGAGTTATGGCTAGCTGA
- a CDS encoding YajQ family cyclic di-GMP-binding protein, producing MADEHSFDISASVDLMEVKNALEIAKKEVGSRFDFKGLKAEIELNEKDKTITLLSSSDNKIDALKDIVLSKLIKRDIPPVAISEEKRESASGANTKCTLKLNDTIDKENAKTITKAIKDSKIKVNASIRGEEIRVVSKSIDDLQATIKLVKELGLNLPLSFKNLK from the coding sequence ATGGCTGACGAACATAGTTTTGATATAAGTGCAAGCGTTGATCTTATGGAGGTCAAAAATGCTTTGGAAATCGCTAAAAAAGAGGTTGGTTCTAGATTCGACTTTAAAGGACTAAAAGCCGAGATAGAGTTAAATGAAAAAGACAAGACCATAACTTTACTTAGTTCAAGTGACAACAAGATTGATGCTTTAAAAGATATAGTTTTAAGCAAACTCATAAAGCGTGATATTCCGCCTGTAGCGATCAGTGAAGAAAAAAGAGAAAGCGCAAGCGGAGCAAATACGAAATGCACTTTAAAGCTCAATGATACGATAGATAAAGAGAACGCAAAGACTATAACAAAGGCGATAAAAGATTCAAAGATTAAAGTCAATGCTAGTATCAGAGGCGAAGAGATAAGAGTTGTAAGTAAGAGCATAGATGATCTTCAAGCAACTATAAAACTTGTAAAAGAGCTTGGGTTAAATTTACCACTCAGCTTTAAAAACTTAAAATAA
- a CDS encoding UPF0323 family lipoprotein produces MKHIKTLKDIGKISGLSAILVFGLAACGNESNSSSDGSGAINEAANKQGATVFVEKNSDGSYKIADEFPSNETRVFLREPGENGQMQERLLSAAELDKLMQEENAKIDAGTSNLTNQNASVSSGGMSLGETILASAAGAIIGSWIGSKLFNSPGYQNQRQTAYKNPSAYNKSVNSFNKASTSSSKAASSKSGFFGGGSKAASSGTSVGG; encoded by the coding sequence TTGAAACATATAAAAACTTTAAAAGATATAGGCAAGATTAGTGGTTTGAGTGCGATTTTAGTTTTTGGTTTGGCGGCTTGTGGCAATGAAAGCAATAGTTCTAGTGATGGTAGCGGAGCCATAAATGAAGCTGCAAATAAGCAAGGCGCAACCGTTTTCGTAGAAAAAAATAGCGACGGAAGTTATAAGATAGCAGATGAGTTCCCGAGCAATGAAACTCGTGTTTTCTTACGTGAGCCTGGTGAAAATGGACAGATGCAAGAGCGACTTTTAAGTGCGGCGGAACTAGATAAGCTTATGCAAGAAGAAAATGCAAAAATAGACGCCGGAACTAGCAATCTAACAAACCAAAACGCCAGTGTGAGCAGCGGTGGAATGAGCTTAGGCGAGACTATCTTGGCTAGTGCTGCTGGTGCTATTATCGGTAGTTGGATAGGAAGCAAGCTCTTTAACTCTCCTGGATATCAAAATCAAAGACAGACCGCATATAAAAATCCATCTGCGTATAACAAAAGCGTAAATAGTTTTAATAAAGCTTCTACTTCAAGTTCAAAAGCCGCTTCATCAAAAAGTGGATTTTTTGGCGGTGGAAGTAAAGCTGCGTCATCAGGAACATCAGTCGGAGGCTAA
- a CDS encoding D-2-hydroxyacid dehydrogenase, producing MKIVCLDSDTLGNDIDLNAYFSEFAEFISYPKTEPSQTIQRLKDADIVITNKVLITKEVILKTNLKLICVSATGVNNIDLEAAKVANIPVKNVAGYSTSSVAQQAFASLLALRNQVAYYDEYCKREDGWSSSPIFVHLDKPIFELEGKSFCVIGLGEIGKKVANIAKSFGCVVSYYSTSGANRNNEFKQVSFDEALKSDIISIHSPLNENTKGLFDEKALSHLKDGAILMNYGRGGIVDEKVIAKLVDEREICFASDVLETEPMKKNHPFLNVKNKHRLLITPHIAWASVEARKRLLNLIVKNIKDFIKG from the coding sequence ATAAAAATAGTTTGTTTAGATAGTGACACTCTTGGAAATGATATAGATCTAAATGCGTATTTTAGTGAATTTGCGGAATTTATAAGCTATCCAAAAACAGAGCCTTCTCAAACAATCCAGAGATTAAAAGACGCTGATATAGTCATAACAAATAAAGTTTTGATAACCAAAGAAGTCATCTTAAAAACAAATTTAAAGTTGATTTGTGTAAGTGCTACTGGGGTAAATAATATAGACTTAGAGGCGGCAAAAGTTGCAAATATCCCGGTAAAAAACGTAGCTGGGTATTCTACTTCAAGTGTAGCCCAGCAGGCATTTGCCTCTCTTTTAGCACTGCGTAATCAAGTTGCTTATTACGACGAGTATTGTAAGCGTGAAGACGGTTGGTCTTCTAGTCCTATTTTCGTGCATTTAGATAAGCCTATCTTTGAGCTAGAAGGCAAAAGCTTTTGTGTAATTGGGCTTGGCGAGATCGGTAAAAAAGTAGCAAATATAGCAAAAAGCTTTGGATGTGTTGTGAGTTATTATTCAACTAGTGGTGCAAATCGAAATAATGAATTCAAACAAGTAAGCTTTGATGAAGCTTTAAAATCAGATATCATAAGCATACATTCCCCACTAAATGAAAATACAAAAGGTCTTTTTGATGAGAAAGCTTTATCACACTTAAAAGACGGTGCTATCCTTATGAACTACGGTAGAGGTGGGATAGTGGATGAAAAAGTGATCGCGAAACTCGTCGATGAGCGTGAAATTTGCTTTGCGAGTGATGTTTTAGAAACCGAGCCTATGAAAAAAAACCATCCATTTCTAAATGTAAAAAACAAACATAGACTCCTTATAACTCCTCATATCGCTTGGGCGAGCGTAGAGGCTAGGAAAAGACTGTTAAATTTAATAGTAAAAAATATCAAAGATTTTATAAAAGGATAA
- a CDS encoding glutathionylspermidine synthase family protein, which translates to MLNLKKIEPLSNDYLESIGFSWHTDPDQTPYIADELVVVSEAECEAYYKAANELYDMFVAAAEYVIENNLFHELGIPFNLIDIIKSSWENDVHWHLYGRFDLAGGLDGKPIKLIEFNADTPTSVFETAIVQWAMLKFNNMDEGKQFNDLFEALSENFKRLVTLEEDTSGFDEHYEGWKILFSSIAGNSEDENTTRLLQSAANEAGFETEFAYVDEVSFSDEDGISFNGENYEYWFKLIPWENIAVEEGELALILKNIINNQKAIILNPAYTLLFQSKGIMKILWDLYPNHPLLLESSFEPLAHKKQVKKPFLAREGANVSVLDENANVEYENGGEYENGKFLYQEFVEFNKDANGDNYQAGVFFAYEGCALGFRKGGVVLDNYSKFVGHVIK; encoded by the coding sequence ATATTGAATTTAAAAAAGATAGAACCGCTTAGCAATGATTATTTAGAAAGCATAGGTTTTAGTTGGCATACAGATCCTGATCAAACGCCCTATATCGCAGATGAACTAGTAGTAGTGAGCGAGGCTGAGTGCGAGGCTTACTATAAAGCAGCAAATGAGCTTTATGATATGTTTGTAGCAGCTGCTGAGTACGTCATAGAAAATAATCTTTTCCATGAATTAGGCATCCCTTTTAATCTTATAGATATCATAAAAAGTAGCTGGGAAAATGACGTACATTGGCATCTTTATGGCAGATTTGATCTTGCAGGCGGACTTGATGGTAAGCCTATAAAACTTATCGAGTTTAACGCCGATACGCCTACAAGCGTGTTTGAGACGGCCATAGTACAGTGGGCTATGCTTAAATTTAATAATATGGATGAGGGCAAACAGTTTAATGATCTTTTCGAAGCTTTGAGTGAAAACTTTAAGCGTTTAGTGACGCTAGAAGAAGATACTAGTGGCTTTGATGAGCATTACGAGGGCTGGAAGATACTGTTTTCAAGTATTGCTGGAAACAGCGAAGATGAAAATACAACTAGACTTTTGCAAAGCGCTGCAAATGAAGCTGGATTTGAGACTGAGTTTGCTTACGTTGATGAAGTTAGCTTTAGTGACGAGGACGGTATCTCTTTTAACGGCGAGAATTACGAATATTGGTTCAAGCTGATCCCGTGGGAAAATATTGCCGTTGAAGAAGGAGAGTTGGCTCTTATCTTAAAAAATATTATAAATAATCAAAAAGCGATCATTTTAAATCCGGCTTATACTCTTTTATTTCAAAGTAAAGGAATTATGAAAATCCTATGGGATCTATATCCAAATCATCCTCTTTTGTTGGAGAGTAGTTTTGAGCCTCTTGCTCATAAAAAACAGGTCAAAAAACCGTTTTTAGCAAGAGAAGGAGCAAATGTTTCGGTGCTTGATGAAAATGCAAATGTAGAGTATGAAAACGGCGGAGAGTATGAAAACGGTAAATTTTTATATCAAGAATTTGTAGAGTTTAACAAAGACGCCAATGGTGATAATTATCAAGCAGGCGTGTTTTTTGCTTACGAGGGTTGTGCGCTTGGTTTTAGAAAAGGCGGCGTAGTACTTGATAATTACTCAAAATTCGTCGGACACGTGATAAAATAG
- a CDS encoding disulfide isomerase yields MFKFKKLVVASLLTLSTTLSAITEGVEYTKLKGNEIIQGADDKIIELFSYACIHCYNHFKVGTLKFVSEFLPEFKYEEWQVKQMGEFGYHMAEVLAYAKMIDEKNFINNSLNEKSAYHQVMKAYFEGYFKHRQRWGTPKAFYEVGVNAIKEATKKDVSVQDILDYASSEKGKNFVKRFDEGLDIAKISGTPAFIVKGKYLVNLEKVNSQEELVEIIKALVKLD; encoded by the coding sequence ATGTTTAAATTTAAAAAATTAGTAGTCGCAAGCTTACTTACTCTTAGTACTACTTTAAGTGCGATCACAGAGGGTGTAGAATATACAAAATTAAAGGGCAATGAGATTATACAAGGTGCTGATGATAAAATCATAGAGCTTTTTAGCTACGCTTGCATTCACTGTTATAACCACTTTAAAGTTGGTACGTTAAAGTTCGTATCAGAGTTTTTGCCAGAGTTCAAATACGAAGAGTGGCAAGTAAAACAGATGGGAGAATTTGGTTATCATATGGCTGAGGTTTTAGCGTATGCAAAAATGATCGATGAGAAAAACTTTATAAACAACTCGCTAAATGAAAAGTCGGCTTATCATCAAGTTATGAAAGCGTATTTCGAGGGATATTTTAAACATAGACAAAGATGGGGTACTCCAAAAGCATTTTATGAAGTGGGTGTAAACGCTATAAAAGAAGCTACCAAAAAAGACGTGAGTGTACAAGATATACTAGACTATGCTAGCAGTGAAAAAGGTAAGAACTTTGTAAAAAGATTTGATGAGGGGCTAGATATCGCTAAGATCAGCGGAACTCCTGCTTTTATAGTAAAAGGAAAATATCTAGTAAATTTAGAAAAAGTAAATAGTCAAGAAGAATTAGTCGAAATCATAAAAGCGTTGGTAAAACTAGACTAA
- a CDS encoding UbiX family flavin prenyltransferase yields the protein MKILVGITGASGTHLGLNLANMVSNLGHEVHLIISENAKISMKKEGFDTDDLNPNVITHQNGEIYSSAASGSSRFDKMIVVPCSINTLAKISCSLADNLIARAAAVMLKEHKTLILAVREMPFSAISLRQMSELSALGVIIAPPVLAYYSCPKNLDEMENFIIGKWLDLLCIEHDIFRRWN from the coding sequence GTGAAAATACTAGTAGGTATAACAGGAGCTAGCGGTACACATCTGGGTTTAAATCTAGCAAATATGGTATCAAATTTAGGTCACGAAGTTCATCTCATCATCAGTGAAAATGCAAAAATTTCTATGAAAAAAGAAGGTTTTGATACAGATGATCTAAATCCAAATGTTATCACGCATCAAAATGGTGAAATTTATTCAAGCGCGGCTAGCGGTTCATCTAGGTTTGATAAGATGATAGTTGTGCCTTGTAGCATCAACACTCTAGCTAAAATTTCTTGCTCTTTGGCGGACAATCTCATAGCAAGAGCCGCCGCTGTTATGTTAAAAGAGCATAAAACCCTTATTTTGGCTGTGCGCGAAATGCCATTTTCGGCTATATCTCTTCGTCAAATGAGCGAATTATCAGCCTTAGGAGTCATCATCGCGCCGCCTGTTTTAGCGTATTATTCATGTCCAAAGAACCTTGATGAAATGGAAAACTTTATAATCGGTAAGTGGTTAGATCTGCTTTGCATAGAACACGATATATTTAGGCGTTGGAATTAA
- a CDS encoding TonB-dependent receptor domain-containing protein has protein sequence MLNSGFIAKSVSLVLLSSCLFANSDDSYTLDKSVVSASGFEQSVTDAPASISVVTKEELENKPFKDIGEMIADVPGVDVTMNKTGTYDYSIRGFGSAYTLVLIDGKRQSVANGFYDNGFGGSESGYIPPASMIEKVEVIRGPASTLYGSDAVGGIINIITKKNPNRPEASIELSTQLQQHEKLYGNAGGFNGYVATPLIDDVLSLSLRGKYYSKEESNLLWPQSPWTAGKGGRPDTQKAQNYQIASHSPGAFTTTGFGGRLNWTINEQNNIYLDLERYINDISVESTSGRAIKSERTIVKDNMVLNHDGDYKFGSTNTYFQYGRTYDRSDISSDIYVAESKAVIPFDLSSFGSIIGSFGARADYEVFNNSAGSANEAIKGKDLDQTTLALYGEGEYFITEDLIFTTGLRYIYSDLFDSEVTPRAYLVYRPYELVTLKGGVAKGYKTPAAKQLTNGIYSYSNTTATYGNPDLSPETSTNYEIGAEFVIPKYLKYGLTFFMTDFKDEITTDSYNNGIMLPNGKICSYADGCSYVVNHGKTRAKGIEFYFNTYSYEGFSLDGTYTYLDKRYKDGATNVYGNDRVENLAKHTAMLKLNYEIGKWKSYIRQKARLDTVSKSKGGGNRPLPFHTYKDFYTTDLGVSYKIDQKSSLSFVITNLFDQDYFKPVVTGYTKSGNPTGYANEYQDYTEGRAFWLSYKHNF, from the coding sequence ATGCTTAATAGCGGTTTTATCGCAAAAAGCGTAAGTTTAGTTTTGCTTTCATCTTGTTTATTTGCAAACTCAGATGATAGCTACACGTTAGATAAGTCAGTCGTAAGTGCAAGTGGATTTGAACAGTCCGTGACAGACGCCCCAGCAAGTATATCTGTAGTCACAAAAGAAGAGCTTGAAAACAAGCCTTTTAAAGATATAGGAGAGATGATAGCAGATGTGCCAGGAGTCGATGTTACTATGAATAAAACAGGAACTTACGACTATAGCATACGTGGATTTGGTAGCGCATATACGCTTGTTCTAATAGATGGAAAGCGTCAAAGTGTTGCAAATGGGTTTTACGACAACGGTTTTGGTGGAAGCGAGTCTGGATATATTCCACCGGCGTCCATGATAGAAAAAGTTGAAGTTATCAGAGGTCCGGCTTCTACGCTTTATGGCTCAGACGCTGTTGGTGGTATTATAAATATCATCACAAAGAAAAATCCAAACCGACCAGAGGCTAGCATAGAGCTTAGTACACAGCTTCAACAGCACGAAAAATTATATGGAAATGCAGGTGGATTTAATGGATATGTGGCAACTCCGCTTATCGATGATGTTCTATCGCTTAGTCTTAGAGGTAAATACTACTCTAAAGAAGAGTCAAATTTGCTTTGGCCACAGTCGCCTTGGACAGCTGGAAAAGGTGGTCGCCCAGATACTCAAAAAGCCCAAAACTATCAGATTGCAAGTCATAGTCCCGGCGCATTTACGACAACTGGTTTTGGTGGTAGATTAAACTGGACGATAAATGAGCAAAATAATATTTATCTTGATTTAGAACGCTATATAAATGATATCTCTGTAGAATCAACGAGCGGTCGAGCTATCAAAAGCGAAAGAACTATCGTCAAAGACAATATGGTTTTAAATCACGATGGAGATTATAAATTCGGCTCTACAAATACTTATTTTCAGTATGGTCGTACTTACGACAGAAGCGATATCTCTAGTGATATTTACGTAGCTGAGTCAAAAGCAGTTATTCCTTTTGATCTTAGTAGTTTTGGATCTATCATTGGATCATTTGGTGCAAGAGCCGACTATGAGGTATTTAACAATAGTGCTGGTAGCGCAAATGAAGCGATTAAGGGAAAAGATTTAGACCAAACTACGTTAGCATTATATGGCGAGGGTGAATATTTCATTACTGAAGATTTGATATTTACAACTGGTCTTAGATATATTTATAGCGATCTATTTGACTCTGAAGTAACTCCAAGAGCGTACTTAGTTTATCGCCCTTATGAGTTAGTTACGCTAAAAGGTGGTGTTGCAAAAGGATATAAAACTCCAGCCGCAAAACAATTAACAAATGGAATTTATAGCTATAGCAATACTACAGCAACATATGGTAATCCAGACCTTAGTCCAGAAACAAGCACTAACTATGAAATCGGTGCTGAATTTGTTATACCTAAATACCTAAAATATGGCTTAACGTTTTTTATGACAGATTTTAAAGATGAGATAACTACAGATAGCTATAATAATGGCATTATGCTTCCAAATGGTAAAATTTGTTCTTACGCCGATGGTTGTAGCTATGTTGTCAATCACGGTAAAACTAGAGCAAAAGGTATAGAGTTTTATTTCAACACGTATTCATACGAAGGCTTTAGCTTAGATGGAACCTATACGTATCTTGATAAGCGTTATAAAGATGGTGCTACAAATGTTTATGGAAATGATAGAGTAGAAAACTTAGCCAAACATACGGCTATGCTAAAACTAAACTATGAAATAGGCAAATGGAAATCATACATAAGACAAAAAGCCAGACTAGATACTGTTTCAAAATCAAAAGGTGGTGGAAACAGACCTTTACCATTTCATACATATAAAGATTTTTATACAACCGATCTTGGAGTTAGCTATAAAATAGATCAAAAATCATCTTTGAGTTTTGTTATAACAAATTTATTTGATCAAGACTATTTTAAGCCAGTAGTTACAGGATATACAAAATCCGGAAATCCAACAGGATATGCTAATGAATATCAAGATTATACTGAAGGCAGGGCTTTTTGGCTGAGTTATAAACATAATTTTTAA